Proteins from a genomic interval of Papaver somniferum cultivar HN1 chromosome 4, ASM357369v1, whole genome shotgun sequence:
- the LOC113275830 gene encoding F-box protein At5g39250-like, with translation MMHGEVLKALFPLLDAKDLASSMQVCKQWRDTARDDYFWKCLCAKRWPSVCKNPSSTPPMTYHKLYLTFSKRIQRRTLLPPRLSFDDLEFFIDIWAEDVIIFSEAIQGPILKTKIPLEEGMSNLLRFHLQGSDYRMTIPVNPRFDVRLGQSVSVSVLVGRKDSNKIAQIVKKSVFDYIDRSAHRALAFDYLDFSPLHPFISGVRSWVSILFTEEGNDSLLNVFGVQLDFCDAANSEDEVLWLLDMLDWK, from the coding sequence ATGATGCATGGGGAGGTTCTAAAAGCTCTGTTTCCTCTATTGGATGCCAAAGACCTAGCGTCATCTATGCAGGTATGTAAGCAGTGGAGAGATACTGCTAGAGATGATTACTTTTGGAAATGCCTCTGTGCAAAGAGATGGCCCTCCGTTTGCAAAAATCCTTCCTCAACGCCACCAATGACATACCACAAGCTATACCTTACCTTCTCAAAACGTATCCAGCGCCGTACCCTCCTCCCACCAAGACTGTCCTTTGATGACTTGGAATTCTTTATTGATATTTGGGCAGAAGACGTAATTATTTTCTCGGAAGCAATTCAAGGTCCAATTCTGAAGACTAAGATTCCACTGGAAGAAGGCATGTCTAACTTGCTGCGATTCCATCTACAGGGTTCCGATTACAGGATGACAATCCCTGTTAATCCGAGGTTTGATGTTCGTTTAGGTCAGAGTGTTAGTGTCTCTGTGCTTGTTGGACGTAAGGATTCTAACAAAATCGCTCAGATCGTCAAGAAATCTGTGTTTGATTATATTGATAGAAGTGCACACAGAGCCCTCGCCTTTGACTATCTTGACTTCTCTCCTCTGCACCCGTTCATCTCGGGCGTCCGATCCTGGGTCTCTATATTATTCACGGAGGAAGGAAATGATTCGCTCCTCAATGTTTTCGGGGTTCAGTTGGATTTCTGTGATGCTGCCAACTCTGAGGATGAAGTGTTGTGGCTTTTAGACATGCTTGATTGGAAGTAA